GTGTTTCATAAAGTTGACCTTCTGTGAGAAGCTCCGAGAGCACGAAGGACACTGATATGGCTTCTCGCCTATGCGGTAGCACAGGTGTTTCCTAAGGTTGGCCTTCCGTGCGAAGGTCCGAGAGCATGAAGGACACTGAAATCGCTTCTCACGAGTGTGGATGCACAGGTGTTTCATAAGGTCGCCttctgtgagaagctctgagggcatgaagggcactgaaatggcttctcacctgcGTGGGTGCGCAGGTGAACGTTTAGGGTGTCTCTTTTTGAGAAGCTCTGAGAGCATGACGGGCACTCATATTGCTTCTTGCCTGTGTGGGTGCACAGGTGTTTCATAAGGTTGGCCTTCTGTGAGAaactctgagggcatgaagggcattgaaatggcttctcacccgtgtgggtgcgcaggtgaacGTTTAGGGTGTCTCTTTTTGAGAAGCTCATAGAGCATGAAGGGCACtcaaatggcttctcgcctgtgtgtgTGCGCAGGTGCTCTTTCAGGTTGGTCTTTCGTGAGAAGCTCcgaaggcatgaagggcactgaaatggcttctcgccagTGTGGACGCTGGCATGTGCTTCCAGAAGAAACAGTTTATCAGTCTCATATTCACAGAGGTGACATCGGTGGAGACATTCTTGCTTTGAGTTGTCACATGTGGCACTTGATCGAGAAATGGAAGGCCTCGATACTGCACAAATAAAACGAAAGTAAAAGTTATATTGAAATGCCAGAAAAGGACACAGAAGCTAAATTTAATGAAAAGcctt
This region of Dermacentor silvarum isolate Dsil-2018 chromosome 5, BIME_Dsil_1.4, whole genome shotgun sequence genomic DNA includes:
- the LOC119454269 gene encoding zinc finger protein 239-like, producing the protein MACHTRSKVVGQVEVGAQCSLPLAHKSVGCSFKAESESRSVQTTETVEQLSTSSVSRPSISRSSATCDNSKQECLHRCHLCEYETDKLFLLEAHASVHTGEKPFQCPSCLRSFSRKTNLKEHLRTHTGEKPFECPSCSMSFSKRDTLNVHLRTHTGEKPFQCPSCPQSFSQKANLMKHLCTHTGKKQYECPSCSQSFSKRDTLNVHLRTHAEGQLYETPVHPHRREAISVFFMLSELLPEIHS